Proteins found in one Triticum aestivum cultivar Chinese Spring chromosome 4D, IWGSC CS RefSeq v2.1, whole genome shotgun sequence genomic segment:
- the LOC123096336 gene encoding mitogen-activated protein kinase kinase kinase 3 isoform X2, whose amino-acid sequence MPAWWKGKGRSKSKAAAPAGDAGTIPAGRDGEKDRKNKKASSFDEALIGREGRGKQLQQPAPAVGHPLPRPASMPSASAPASASASASSGGSSSLGSSAASDEPLDLGIYRISDANRTPAIDSRKQSLVLEEGRFVVNNLASENNRSCEPSVSPRKEFQPNILDLPSDRTTYCHGRKSTEIVFATRMPNSPPSSRGKHCPTSPVHSRAFGQCPGSPTAWQDDARNSSSPHPLPLPPGSPCTSSRSLHSQWKKGKLLGSGTFGQVYLGFNSEGGQMCAIKEVKVIADDSNSKECLRQLNQEMLLLNQLSHPNIVQYYGSELSSETLSVYLEFVSGGSIHKLLQEYGPFGETILRNYTAQILSGLAYLHGRNTVHRDIKGANILVDPNGDIKLADFGMAKHISAYTSIKSFKGSPYWMAPEVIMNTNGYSLSVDIWSLGCTILEMATARPPWSQYEGVAAIFKIGNSKDIPDIPDHLSSEAKSFLKLCLQRDPAARPTAAQLIEHPWVKDQASVRSSRSGSGITRDMFSTSTDGSKATVKTSIELSSYRSLSPLRDTNLRMRNLVVPASSIPSISTHRASAIASNVRMNMSLPVSPCTSPLRQYRQSNRSCLPSPPHPAYSAGAANYSPINNVLYPTRPSNYLTDPWLETPRQKTQTFDSPRRL is encoded by the exons ATGCCGGCGTGGTGGAAGGGCAAGGGCAGGAGCAAGAGcaaggcggcggcgccggcgggggaCGCCGGCACAATTCCGGCCGGGAGGGACGGGGAGAAGGACAGGAAGAACAAGAAGGCGAGCAGCTTCGACGAGGCGCTTATTGGCAGGGAAGGCCGCGGGAAGCAGCTGCAGCAGCCGGCGCCGGCCGTCGGGCACCCGCTGCCGCGGCCGGCGTCCATGCCGTCGGCCTCCGCCCCCGCGTCAGCGTCGGCGTCCGCTTCAAGTGGGGGCAGCTCGTCGCTCGGGTCCTCCGCGGCGTCCGACGAGCCGCTGGATCTCGGAATTTACAG GATATCAGATGCAAATAGAACACCGGCCATTGATTCTCGGAAACAAAGTCTTGTGCTAGAAGAAGGGCGCTTTGTCGTAAATAATCTGGCTTCGGAGAATAACAGATCGTGTGAACCCTCAGTTTCTCCACGGAAAGAATTTCAACCCAACATTTTGGATCTTCCAAGTGATCGAACGACGTACTGTCATGGTCGAAAATCGACAGAAATTGTGTTTGCTACACGGATGCCGAACTCTCCCCCTAGTTCAAGAGGCAAACATTGTCCAACGTCACCTGTGCATTCAAGAGCATTTGGGCAATGCCCAGGATCCCCTACTGCGTGGCAAGATGATGCACGGAACTCAAGCTCACCACACCCACTTCCTCTTCCTCCAGGCTCCCCGTGCACATCTTCCCGTTCCCTCCATTCACAATGGAAGAAGGGGAAGTTGTTAGGCAGTGGTACATTTGGGCAAGTATACCTCGGATTCAACAG CGAAGGTGGCCAAATGTGTGCAATTAAAGAGGTTAAGGTTATTGCTGATGATTCAAACTCAAAAGAGTGTCTGAGGCAGCTAAATCAG GAAATGCTTCTCCTGAATCAGCTTTCGCATCCAAATATTGTGCAGTACTATGGCAGCGAACTG TCTAGTGAAACACTCTCAGTCTATCTTGAGTTTGTTTCTGGGGGCTCTATACATAAGTTGCTTCAAGAATATGGTCCATTTGGGGAGACCATCCTCCGGAACTACACTGCACAGATCCTTTCTGGCCTTGCATACTTGCATGGGCGGAATACAGTGCACAG GGATATCAAAGGAGCAAATATACTTGTAGATCCTAATGGTGACATCAAACTTGCAGATTTCGGTATGGCCAAGCAT ATATCAGCATACACATCCATCAAATCTTTCAAAGGAAGCCCCTACTGGATGGCTCCAGAG GTTATCATGAATACCAATGGATATAGCCTTTCAGTGGACATTTGGAGCCTTGGCTGCACCATTCTTGAGATGGCAACTGCAAGGCCTCCATGGAGTCAGTACGAAGGG GTGGCTGCAATATTCAAAATTGGAAACAGCAAAGACATACCTGATATCCCAGATCATCTTTCTTCTGAAGCGAAAAGCTTTTTGAAACTCTGCTTGCAGCGCGATCCTGCTGCGCGCCCAACTGCTGCGCAATTAATAGAACATCCTTGGGTGAAGGACCAAGCTTCAGTCAGGTCCTCTAGGTCTGGCTCTGGCATTACTAGGGATATGTTCTCAACTTCCACTGATGGCAGCAAAGCCACG GTAAAGACAAGCATCGAGTTGTCATCCTACAGAAGCTTATCACCTCTACGAGATACTAATCTCAGGATGAGAAACTTAGTGGTGCCAGCATCTTCTATTCCTTCGATATCAACTCACAGGGCCTCTGCCAT CGCATCCAATGTGCGTATGAACATGTCCCTGCCCGTCTCGCCGTGCACTAGCCCGTTACGGCAGTACAGGCAGTCGAACCGGAGTTGTTTGCCATCACCTCCGCATCCAGCATATTCGGCTGGAGCAGCCAACTACAGCCCTATCAACAATGTGCTGTACCCTACGCGGCCAAGCAACTATCTCACAGACCCGTGGCTCGAAACCCCTCGCCAGAAAACACAAACATTTGATTCTCCAAGAAGATTGTAA
- the LOC123096336 gene encoding mitogen-activated protein kinase kinase kinase 3 isoform X1 → MPAWWKGKGRSKSKAAAPAGDAGTIPAGRDGEKDRKNKKASSFDEALIGREGRGKQLQQPAPAVGHPLPRPASMPSASAPASASASASSGGSSSLGSSAASDEPLDLGIYRISDANRTPAIDSRKQSLVLEEGRFVVNNLASENNRSCEPSVSPRKEFQPNILDLPSDRTTYCHGRKSTEIVFATRMPNSPPSSRGKHCPTSPVHSRAFGQCPGSPTAWQDDARNSSSPHPLPLPPGSPCTSSRSLHSQWKKGKLLGSGTFGQVYLGFNSEGGQMCAIKEVKVIADDSNSKECLRQLNQEMLLLNQLSHPNIVQYYGSELSSETLSVYLEFVSGGSIHKLLQEYGPFGETILRNYTAQILSGLAYLHGRNTVHRDIKGANILVDPNGDIKLADFGMAKHISAYTSIKSFKGSPYWMAPEVIMNTNGYSLSVDIWSLGCTILEMATARPPWSQYEGVAAIFKIGNSKDIPDIPDHLSSEAKSFLKLCLQRDPAARPTAAQLIEHPWVKDQASVRSSRSGSGITRDMFSTSTDGSKATVKTSIELSSYRSLSPLRDTNLRMRNLVVPASSIPSISTHRASAISASNVRMNMSLPVSPCTSPLRQYRQSNRSCLPSPPHPAYSAGAANYSPINNVLYPTRPSNYLTDPWLETPRQKTQTFDSPRRL, encoded by the exons ATGCCGGCGTGGTGGAAGGGCAAGGGCAGGAGCAAGAGcaaggcggcggcgccggcgggggaCGCCGGCACAATTCCGGCCGGGAGGGACGGGGAGAAGGACAGGAAGAACAAGAAGGCGAGCAGCTTCGACGAGGCGCTTATTGGCAGGGAAGGCCGCGGGAAGCAGCTGCAGCAGCCGGCGCCGGCCGTCGGGCACCCGCTGCCGCGGCCGGCGTCCATGCCGTCGGCCTCCGCCCCCGCGTCAGCGTCGGCGTCCGCTTCAAGTGGGGGCAGCTCGTCGCTCGGGTCCTCCGCGGCGTCCGACGAGCCGCTGGATCTCGGAATTTACAG GATATCAGATGCAAATAGAACACCGGCCATTGATTCTCGGAAACAAAGTCTTGTGCTAGAAGAAGGGCGCTTTGTCGTAAATAATCTGGCTTCGGAGAATAACAGATCGTGTGAACCCTCAGTTTCTCCACGGAAAGAATTTCAACCCAACATTTTGGATCTTCCAAGTGATCGAACGACGTACTGTCATGGTCGAAAATCGACAGAAATTGTGTTTGCTACACGGATGCCGAACTCTCCCCCTAGTTCAAGAGGCAAACATTGTCCAACGTCACCTGTGCATTCAAGAGCATTTGGGCAATGCCCAGGATCCCCTACTGCGTGGCAAGATGATGCACGGAACTCAAGCTCACCACACCCACTTCCTCTTCCTCCAGGCTCCCCGTGCACATCTTCCCGTTCCCTCCATTCACAATGGAAGAAGGGGAAGTTGTTAGGCAGTGGTACATTTGGGCAAGTATACCTCGGATTCAACAG CGAAGGTGGCCAAATGTGTGCAATTAAAGAGGTTAAGGTTATTGCTGATGATTCAAACTCAAAAGAGTGTCTGAGGCAGCTAAATCAG GAAATGCTTCTCCTGAATCAGCTTTCGCATCCAAATATTGTGCAGTACTATGGCAGCGAACTG TCTAGTGAAACACTCTCAGTCTATCTTGAGTTTGTTTCTGGGGGCTCTATACATAAGTTGCTTCAAGAATATGGTCCATTTGGGGAGACCATCCTCCGGAACTACACTGCACAGATCCTTTCTGGCCTTGCATACTTGCATGGGCGGAATACAGTGCACAG GGATATCAAAGGAGCAAATATACTTGTAGATCCTAATGGTGACATCAAACTTGCAGATTTCGGTATGGCCAAGCAT ATATCAGCATACACATCCATCAAATCTTTCAAAGGAAGCCCCTACTGGATGGCTCCAGAG GTTATCATGAATACCAATGGATATAGCCTTTCAGTGGACATTTGGAGCCTTGGCTGCACCATTCTTGAGATGGCAACTGCAAGGCCTCCATGGAGTCAGTACGAAGGG GTGGCTGCAATATTCAAAATTGGAAACAGCAAAGACATACCTGATATCCCAGATCATCTTTCTTCTGAAGCGAAAAGCTTTTTGAAACTCTGCTTGCAGCGCGATCCTGCTGCGCGCCCAACTGCTGCGCAATTAATAGAACATCCTTGGGTGAAGGACCAAGCTTCAGTCAGGTCCTCTAGGTCTGGCTCTGGCATTACTAGGGATATGTTCTCAACTTCCACTGATGGCAGCAAAGCCACG GTAAAGACAAGCATCGAGTTGTCATCCTACAGAAGCTTATCACCTCTACGAGATACTAATCTCAGGATGAGAAACTTAGTGGTGCCAGCATCTTCTATTCCTTCGATATCAACTCACAGGGCCTCTGCCAT CAGCGCATCCAATGTGCGTATGAACATGTCCCTGCCCGTCTCGCCGTGCACTAGCCCGTTACGGCAGTACAGGCAGTCGAACCGGAGTTGTTTGCCATCACCTCCGCATCCAGCATATTCGGCTGGAGCAGCCAACTACAGCCCTATCAACAATGTGCTGTACCCTACGCGGCCAAGCAACTATCTCACAGACCCGTGGCTCGAAACCCCTCGCCAGAAAACACAAACATTTGATTCTCCAAGAAGATTGTAA
- the LOC123096337 gene encoding uncharacterized protein, producing MTLLTRCSTKCRAKLKPVLHTDAVLRALSLGGTGMGVGTRGVHFVPGPASEEEQERVPPSRGWYPAAYARLLRLAGSLQGVDLVDGDLRDAATGSLVTDVHALARVEHFDALAGEFAATRRGPPLKTTALSSLTKVCDVLGVSAQRRKNVRLTVCPQVTQHHVWRGALEEVLRDLRADMGALEPPSQAIRMAEQIASACASFLSETADAATSASPSWMRPTPYRRPSPAPPPAKTWQEVLDMFTDLGKSLATDERLAGHAQKVEAMKEGLYQIRDIIVERDIAFKEARHQDCLVQRNLSKNLGHSSRDLYTLLLFYLYGTVRDIEVHIGKCLSGKEGKNVTIHAVKFLVDGDELAVRSGIKQLSRALRVFSFVWEAANTDTGTSNDIVVKKGEGAKGVLKLQGHLWGLGVEEKTVTYRGDVFKVHQIKLP from the coding sequence ATGACGCTGCTCacaaggtgttcgacgaaatgccgcgCTAAGCTTAAGCCCGTGCTACACACGGATGCCGTACTCCGCGCGCTCTCGTTGGGCGGGACTGGCATGGGCGTCGGTACCAGAGGGGTCCACTTCgtgcctggtccggcctccgagGAGGAGCAAGAGCGCGTCCCGCCGTCCCGGGGCTGGTACCCGGCCGCCTACGCCAGGCTGCTCCGTCTCGCGGGGTCGCTCCAAGGCGTCGACCTCGTAGATGGCGACCTGCGGGACGCCGCGACAGGATCCCTTGTCACCGATGTGCACGCCCTCGCCCGGGTGGAGCACTTCGACGCCCTCGCGGGTGAGTTCGCCGCGACCCGGCGCGGGCCGCCGCTCAAGACGACGGCGCTGAGCTCGCTCACGAAGGTCTGCGACGTTCTCGGCGTGTCAGCGCAGCGGCGGAAGAACGTGCGGCTGACGGTCTGCCCGCAGGTGACGCAGCACCACGTCTGGCGCGGCGCGCTGGAGGAGGTGCTCAGGGACCTTCGAGCAGACATGGGCGCGCTGGAGCCCCCGTCCCAGGCGATTCGGATGGCCGAACAGATCGCATCGGCCTGCGCCAGCTTCCTGTCGGAGACCGCGGACGCGGCGACCTCCGCCTCGCCGTCCTGGATGCGCCCAACGCCGTACAGGAGGCCgtcccctgcgccgccgccggcaAAGACATGGCAAGAAGTACTGGACATGTTCACGGACCTGGGGAAGAGCCTGGCAACCGACGAGCGGCTAGCCGGGCACGCGCAGAAGGTGGAGGCCATGAAGGAGGGGCTGTACCAGATACGCGACATCATTGTCGAGAGGGACATCGCCTTCAAGGAGGCGCGCCACCAGGACTGCCTGGTGCAGAGGAATCTGTCCAAGAACCTGGGGCACTCGTCCCGGGACCTCTACACGCTGCTGCTCTTCTACCTCTACGGCACTGTCCGGGACATCGAGGTGCATATCGGCAAATGCCTGTCCGGCAAGGAAGGCAAGAATGTCACCATACACGCCGTGAAATTCCTCGTCGACGGCGATGAACTCGCGGTCCGGAGCGGCATCAAGCAGCTGAGCCGCGCTCTCCGTGTCTTCAGCTTTGTCTGGGAAGCAGCAAATACTGACACTGGGACTAGCAACGATATCGTCGTCAAGAAAGGTGAGGGTGCCAAGGGAGTACTGAAGCTGCAAGGGCATCTGTGGGGCCTTGGTGTTGAGGAGAAGACGGTGACATACAGAGGGGATGTTTTCAAAGTGCATCAGATAAAGCTGCCCTGA